The proteins below come from a single Thermodesulfobacteriota bacterium genomic window:
- a CDS encoding LysM domain-containing protein produces the protein MERAGKGRRRGWRALVQVVLLVAGLIVAGVAAAAEVKEVIVQKGDTVASLSLKVYKTYNAEIAAMLKAANPELMDLNRIRVGQRLRFPSMAAGRPAPPAAAAAAPARAAEPAAPATPAAPAKPAAPAAAAAAA, from the coding sequence ATGGAGCGCGCGGGAAAGGGCAGGAGGAGAGGATGGCGGGCGTTGGTGCAGGTGGTGCTGCTGGTGGCAGGCCTGATCGTAGCCGGTGTCGCCGCGGCCGCCGAGGTCAAGGAGGTCATCGTGCAGAAGGGCGACACGGTGGCCAGCCTGAGCCTGAAGGTGTACAAGACGTACAACGCGGAGATCGCGGCCATGCTCAAGGCCGCCAACCCGGAGCTGATGGATCTCAACCGCATCCGGGTCGGCCAGAGGCTGCGCTTCCCCAGCATGGCGGCAGGGCGCCCGGCGCCCCCCGCAGCAGCGGCAGCGGCGCCAGCCCGGGCTGCCGAGCCGGCCGCACCAGCCACCCCGGCGGCTCCGGCCAAGCCGGCGGCACCAGCGGCTGCGGCTGCTGCGGCG
- a CDS encoding c-type cytochrome: MSSLPRAACRWAAAALLLALLAAACAVPDGAAVYEREGCGDCHSVAGQGGRLGPDLTAVAGRLPPAAIRAYIRDPAGQNPAARMPAYPHLSEAELHALARFLER, from the coding sequence ATGTCATCCTTGCCCCGTGCTGCCTGCCGGTGGGCGGCTGCCGCCCTGCTCCTGGCCCTTCTGGCGGCCGCCTGCGCGGTCCCGGACGGCGCGGCGGTCTATGAGCGGGAAGGCTGCGGCGACTGCCACAGCGTCGCCGGCCAGGGGGGCCGCCTGGGGCCGGACCTCACCGCCGTGGCCGGCCGGCTGCCGCCCGCCGCCATCCGGGCCTACATCCGGGATCCGGCGGGGCAGAATCCGGCAGCCCGCATGCCCGCCTACCCGCATCTGAGTGAAGCGGAGCTGCACGCCCTGGCCCGCTTCCTGGAGCGCTGA
- a CDS encoding hydrogenase small subunit: MRWKDACFPADRCGVSRRDFLKVCTAAAVYMGLPASLGATIAEAATSPKRPVVIWLSGQECTGCTETLLRATHPTVEHLILDLIALDYSETLNTGAGHQAEEYRAKSIAANRGQFILVVEGSIPTKDGGIYCQVAGRPVLQILEETASQAAAVIALGSCAAWGGVPSVGPHPTGATPAYRILQAKGIGTPLINIPGCPPNPYNFLSTVLYYLTFGKLPALDDKLRPKFAYGRLIHENCERRPHFDAGRFAQAFGDEGHRQGWCLYKLGCKGPETYNNCPTLLFGDVGAGAWPVGTGHPCFGCSEEGVGFAVPIHAPSRPINVTPPAQFVTLPPEPGAGASALAAGAAGAALGAAVVAVAMNIGSHDEHDEGKEG, from the coding sequence ATGAGGTGGAAGGACGCATGCTTCCCTGCGGACCGATGCGGCGTGTCCCGGCGGGATTTCCTCAAGGTATGCACCGCGGCGGCGGTGTACATGGGCCTGCCGGCCAGCCTTGGCGCCACCATTGCCGAGGCGGCCACCTCGCCCAAGCGGCCGGTGGTCATCTGGCTGTCCGGCCAGGAGTGCACCGGCTGCACCGAGACGCTGCTGCGCGCCACCCATCCCACGGTGGAGCACCTCATCCTCGATCTCATCGCCCTGGACTACTCGGAGACCCTCAACACCGGTGCCGGCCACCAGGCGGAGGAGTACCGGGCCAAGTCCATCGCTGCCAACCGGGGCCAGTTCATCCTGGTGGTGGAGGGCTCCATTCCCACCAAGGACGGCGGCATTTACTGCCAGGTGGCGGGCCGGCCGGTGCTCCAGATCCTCGAAGAGACGGCGTCCCAGGCAGCAGCGGTGATCGCCCTCGGCTCCTGCGCCGCCTGGGGTGGGGTGCCGTCGGTGGGTCCCCACCCCACCGGCGCCACCCCGGCCTACCGGATCCTTCAGGCCAAGGGCATCGGCACGCCGCTCATCAACATCCCCGGCTGCCCGCCCAACCCCTACAACTTCCTGTCCACCGTCCTTTATTATCTGACCTTCGGCAAGCTGCCGGCCCTCGATGACAAGCTGCGGCCCAAGTTCGCTTACGGCCGGCTCATCCACGAAAACTGCGAGCGCCGGCCCCATTTCGATGCCGGCCGCTTCGCCCAGGCCTTCGGCGACGAAGGCCACCGCCAGGGCTGGTGCCTCTACAAGCTGGGCTGCAAGGGCCCGGAGACCTACAACAACTGCCCCACCCTCCTCTTCGGGGACGTGGGTGCCGGCGCCTGGCCGGTGGGCACCGGGCATCCCTGCTTCGGCTGCTCCGAGGAAGGGGTGGGATTTGCCGTGCCCATCCACGCCCCGTCCCGTCCCATCAACGTCACCCCGCCAGCCCAGTTCGTGACCTTGCCACCGGAGCCGGGCGCCGGGGCCTCGGCCCTGGCGGCCGGCGCGGCTGGCGCCGCCCTGGGTGCGGCGGTGGTGGCGGTGGCCATGAACATCGGCAGCCACGACGAGCACGATGAAGGCAAGGAGGGCTAG
- the hybA gene encoding hydrogenase 2 operon protein HybA: MTLSRRDLLKGAAGGGLLWAAGVGSAAAATRAPLPPEAVGILYDATLCIGCKSCMVNCKRVNSQEPGGALYEAGKAPPYEFNTPERIYDAPLDLSDQTLCMIRAFRHGSGLAKDRAENGYSFVKSHCLHCLDPACAAVCPVAAFSKDPRTGVVSYRPERCIGCRYCQMACPFGIPRFQWGSAKPKLVKCQLCHHRYGTGGYAACCEFCPTGASIFGRVADLRAEVQRRLAASPGADFDFPVQTVGSSFRLRRPLASYVNRAYGMSEAGGTQYLLLAGVPFDLLGFNPRITDERYPDSTWAYVEKVPVLIATLLVAGTALRFFATSRDDKSQQTTSNT; encoded by the coding sequence ATGACGCTGTCACGACGAGACCTCTTGAAAGGCGCGGCCGGAGGCGGGCTCCTGTGGGCCGCCGGGGTCGGCTCGGCTGCCGCTGCCACCCGGGCGCCGCTGCCCCCCGAGGCGGTGGGCATCCTCTACGACGCCACCTTGTGCATCGGCTGCAAGTCCTGCATGGTCAACTGCAAGCGGGTCAACTCCCAGGAGCCTGGTGGCGCCCTCTACGAGGCGGGCAAGGCGCCGCCCTACGAATTCAACACCCCGGAACGGATCTACGATGCACCCCTTGATCTGTCCGACCAGACCCTGTGCATGATCCGGGCCTTCCGGCACGGCTCCGGTCTTGCCAAGGACCGGGCGGAGAACGGCTACTCCTTTGTCAAGAGCCATTGCCTGCACTGCCTGGACCCGGCCTGCGCCGCGGTCTGTCCGGTGGCCGCCTTCTCCAAGGATCCCAGGACCGGGGTCGTCTCCTACCGCCCGGAGCGCTGCATCGGCTGCCGGTACTGCCAGATGGCCTGCCCCTTCGGCATTCCCCGCTTCCAGTGGGGCAGCGCCAAGCCCAAGCTCGTCAAGTGCCAGCTCTGCCACCACCGGTATGGGACCGGCGGCTATGCCGCCTGCTGCGAATTCTGCCCCACCGGCGCCTCCATCTTCGGCCGGGTGGCCGATCTCCGGGCAGAGGTGCAGCGCCGGCTGGCCGCATCCCCCGGTGCCGACTTCGACTTCCCGGTTCAGACGGTGGGCTCGAGCTTCCGCCTGCGGCGGCCCCTGGCCTCCTATGTCAACCGCGCCTACGGCATGAGCGAGGCCGGCGGCACCCAGTACCTGCTCCTGGCCGGGGTGCCCTTCGACCTTCTGGGCTTCAACCCCCGCATCACCGATGAGCGCTATCCCGACTCCACCTGGGCCTATGTGGAGAAGGTGCCGGTGCTCATCGCCACCCTGCTGGTGGCCGGCACGGCCCTGCGCTTCTTTGCCACCAGCCGGGATGACAAGAGCCAACAGACGACCTCCAACACCTGA
- a CDS encoding nickel-dependent hydrogenase large subunit: protein MGKRITIDPVTRIEGHLRIDCEIDGGKVTNAWSSGQMWRGFEVILKGRDPRDAWVITQRFCGVUTSVHALASVRSVENALGLAIPRNAQYIRNLIMGAHAVHDHIVHFYHLCALDWVDIVSALSADARATAALAEKLSDWPRNSFQEIKAAQERLQGLVDSGQLGIYGSGYWGHPAMKLAPEVNLLAATHYLQALEYQRSINRVVSILGSKTPHIQNVAVGGVANAINPDSPSTLNMERLYFIKTIIDEVGAFVEKVLLVDVAAVGAMYADWTGHGAGVMNYLSAPDMPMDEQGTVFALPGGYIPGGDLDRFTAIRSYQDKFFEGNVQESIKHSWYDGDWTRHPYEEETVPKYSSFADNGKYSWVKAPTFQDKPAQVGPLANILCMLAAKHPSAVKHATRVLDTVSALAGSTVGLAAMHSTIGRIAARAIRCAVLYDTLNEQWQALVTNIAKGDVTTFNPPVFPKGEQRGFGFHEAPRGILSHWVVIDNGKIRNYQAVVPSTWNAGPRNGKDELGPYEAALLGNPVADPERPLEVLRTVHSFDPCLACAIHMVDKNKGPIVRVRAV from the coding sequence ATGGGCAAGCGAATCACCATTGACCCGGTAACGCGCATCGAAGGCCATCTCCGGATCGACTGCGAGATCGATGGCGGCAAGGTCACCAATGCCTGGTCCTCCGGCCAGATGTGGCGCGGCTTCGAGGTCATCCTCAAAGGCCGGGATCCCCGGGACGCCTGGGTGATCACCCAGCGCTTCTGCGGCGTCTGAACGTCGGTCCACGCACTGGCTTCAGTGCGTTCGGTGGAGAATGCCCTGGGACTCGCCATCCCCAGGAACGCCCAGTACATCCGCAACCTCATCATGGGCGCCCATGCCGTCCATGACCATATCGTCCACTTCTACCATCTGTGCGCCCTGGACTGGGTGGACATCGTCTCAGCCCTGTCCGCCGACGCCCGGGCCACCGCCGCCCTGGCCGAGAAGCTCTCCGACTGGCCCAGGAATTCCTTTCAGGAGATCAAGGCGGCCCAGGAGCGCCTGCAGGGGCTGGTGGATTCCGGCCAGCTCGGCATCTACGGCTCCGGCTACTGGGGCCACCCGGCCATGAAGCTGGCCCCGGAGGTCAACCTGCTGGCCGCCACCCATTACCTGCAGGCCCTGGAGTACCAGCGCTCCATCAACCGGGTGGTCTCCATTCTGGGCTCCAAGACCCCCCACATCCAGAACGTGGCGGTGGGCGGGGTGGCCAATGCCATCAACCCGGACAGCCCCTCCACCCTGAACATGGAGCGGCTCTACTTCATCAAGACCATCATCGACGAGGTGGGGGCCTTTGTGGAGAAGGTGCTGCTGGTGGACGTGGCGGCGGTGGGGGCCATGTACGCCGACTGGACCGGCCATGGCGCCGGGGTGATGAACTACCTGTCTGCCCCGGACATGCCCATGGACGAACAGGGCACGGTCTTCGCCCTGCCCGGCGGCTACATCCCGGGCGGCGATCTCGACCGGTTCACCGCCATCAGGAGCTACCAGGACAAGTTTTTCGAGGGCAACGTCCAGGAGAGCATCAAGCACTCCTGGTACGACGGCGACTGGACCCGCCATCCTTATGAAGAGGAGACGGTGCCCAAGTACTCGAGCTTTGCCGACAACGGCAAGTACTCCTGGGTGAAAGCCCCCACCTTCCAGGACAAGCCGGCCCAGGTGGGTCCTCTGGCCAACATTCTGTGCATGCTGGCCGCCAAGCATCCCTCGGCAGTCAAGCACGCCACCCGGGTGCTGGACACGGTGAGCGCCCTGGCCGGCAGCACGGTGGGGCTTGCCGCCATGCACTCCACCATCGGCCGCATCGCGGCCCGGGCCATCCGCTGCGCCGTGCTCTACGACACCTTGAACGAGCAGTGGCAGGCCCTGGTGACCAACATCGCCAAGGGCGACGTCACCACCTTCAACCCGCCGGTGTTCCCCAAGGGCGAGCAGCGGGGCTTCGGCTTCCACGAGGCGCCCCGGGGCATCCTCTCCCACTGGGTCGTCATCGACAACGGCAAGATCAGGAACTACCAGGCCGTGGTGCCCTCCACCTGGAACGCCGGGCCCAGGAACGGCAAGGACGAGCTGGGGCCGTACGAGGCCGCGCTGCTCGGCAACCCGGTGGCCGATCCGGAGCGGCCCCTCGAGGTCTTGCGCACGGTCCACTCCTTCGACCCCTGCCTGGCCTGCGCCATCCATATGGTGGACAAGAACAAGGGGCCCATCGTCCGGGTCCGGGCAGTGTGA
- a CDS encoding HyaD/HybD family hydrogenase maturation endopeptidase — protein MSVLVLGVGNVLLTDEGVGVHAVEALERRYLCPPGVAILDGGTAGLELLGHIRLQDQLILIDALTGGEPPGTVTRLAGEAVPKVFLTRISPHQLGISDVLAAATLAGELPGRIVLFGVEPADLSPGLGLSPPVLAAMPELLSAVRSELAGQGLPLVPRLEPRPAGASLWSLNL, from the coding sequence ATGAGCGTCCTGGTCCTGGGGGTGGGCAATGTCCTGCTCACCGACGAGGGGGTGGGGGTGCATGCGGTGGAGGCCCTGGAGCGGCGCTATCTCTGCCCGCCCGGCGTGGCGATCCTGGACGGCGGCACGGCCGGCCTGGAGCTCCTGGGCCACATCCGCCTGCAAGACCAGCTCATCCTCATCGATGCCCTGACGGGCGGCGAGCCGCCGGGCACGGTGACCCGGCTGGCGGGGGAGGCGGTGCCGAAGGTCTTTCTGACCCGCATCTCCCCCCACCAGCTGGGGATCTCGGATGTTTTGGCCGCGGCCACCCTGGCCGGCGAGCTGCCAGGCCGTATCGTTCTCTTTGGGGTGGAGCCGGCGGATCTGTCCCCCGGCCTGGGCCTGTCACCACCGGTCTTGGCCGCCATGCCGGAGCTGTTGTCCGCCGTCCGTTCGGAGCTGGCGGGCCAGGGTCTGCCCCTGGTCCCCCGGTTGGAGCCGAGGCCGGCGGGCGCCAGCCTGTGGAGCCTCAATCTGTAA
- the nrfD gene encoding NrfD/PsrC family molybdoenzyme membrane anchor subunit yields the protein MERSQEIKTFTPSTVGLLLCIAIGAGVALYRMIHGLGHPVTGLNDVYPWGFWLGFDVLGGVAMAAGGFIIACAVYIFNWKKYRPITRPAILTAFLGYLMAVVAIFFDIGHPFRLYHPGIMWQYGSVMWIVAMHVMFYTTTLAIESSPMLFEKLRWERARVLVDKILVGAVIFGVMLSTLHQASLGAVFLIAPPRMSPLWYTQFIPYLFLISAVAMGLAMVSAEAYLSSKAFHHEVDPEIFYGLARGMAVTLAIYLGCKLYFLFTNAGLAAAFDGSLAANMYLLEMGIGVILPLALLAVPAVRRSARRIFTVNIIVISGILLNRINVCVISMEGYTIPRGGSYLPSVLELLMSLGIVCLGVFLFKMAAKHLPLFAHAEH from the coding sequence ATGGAGAGAAGCCAGGAGATCAAGACCTTCACACCCTCCACGGTGGGCCTTCTCCTTTGCATCGCCATCGGCGCCGGTGTGGCCCTCTACCGGATGATCCACGGTCTGGGCCATCCGGTCACCGGCCTCAACGACGTCTACCCCTGGGGCTTCTGGCTGGGGTTCGACGTCCTGGGCGGGGTGGCCATGGCGGCAGGGGGCTTCATCATCGCCTGCGCGGTCTACATCTTCAACTGGAAGAAGTACCGGCCCATCACCCGACCGGCTATCCTCACCGCCTTTCTTGGCTATCTCATGGCGGTGGTGGCGATCTTCTTCGACATCGGCCACCCGTTTCGCCTCTACCACCCGGGCATCATGTGGCAGTATGGCTCGGTGATGTGGATCGTGGCCATGCATGTCATGTTCTACACCACCACCCTGGCCATCGAATCGAGCCCGATGCTTTTTGAGAAGCTGCGCTGGGAGCGGGCCCGGGTCCTGGTGGACAAGATCCTGGTCGGCGCCGTCATCTTCGGCGTCATGCTCTCCACCCTGCATCAGGCCTCCCTGGGCGCGGTCTTCCTCATCGCGCCGCCCCGGATGTCGCCCCTGTGGTACACCCAGTTCATCCCGTACCTCTTTCTGATCTCGGCCGTGGCCATGGGGCTGGCCATGGTCTCTGCCGAGGCCTACCTGTCCTCCAAGGCCTTCCATCACGAGGTGGACCCGGAGATCTTCTATGGTCTGGCCCGGGGGATGGCCGTCACGCTGGCCATCTACCTGGGCTGCAAGCTCTACTTCCTGTTCACCAACGCCGGCCTGGCCGCGGCCTTCGACGGCTCGCTGGCCGCCAACATGTATCTTCTGGAGATGGGCATCGGCGTCATCCTGCCTCTGGCGCTGCTGGCGGTGCCCGCGGTGCGGCGCTCGGCCAGGCGGATCTTCACGGTGAACATCATCGTCATCTCCGGCATCCTCCTCAACCGGATCAATGTCTGTGTGATCTCCATGGAGGGGTACACCATCCCCCGGGGTGGCAGCTACCTGCCCTCTGTCCTGGAGCTGTTGATGTCGTTGGGCATCGTCTGCCTGGGTGTCTTTCTTTTCAAGATGGCTGCCAAGCACCTGCCGCTCTTCGCCCACGCCGAGCACTGA
- a CDS encoding PhnD/SsuA/transferrin family substrate-binding protein — MTHPPHRFWPCRLLAVALSLILAVLAIARPGAAQPFYYFYPDSPQSNIGLLKREMDRFLASVDPHLTFQPFVHLVDLERQLAAAPPALAVMPAWLLSRHGAALGLVPLLRPVQDGATSYRKVLLVAKDAGLTPGTLAGRTVATTSLGATPGDLLEAMLPPDSGVRVRELRVVTVPKDFDALLALVFRQVDAALVVKHNLAAISAANPTLTANLLPLLETGEMPLPVLCYRHGILSADQLERLRHALAATEASSSRIQLLEALQIDGWQTIAH; from the coding sequence TTGACCCACCCGCCCCACAGATTCTGGCCCTGCCGCCTGCTGGCCGTGGCGCTCAGCCTGATCCTGGCGGTTCTCGCCATTGCCCGGCCCGGTGCTGCCCAGCCCTTCTATTACTTCTATCCCGACTCGCCCCAGAGCAACATCGGCCTCCTGAAGCGGGAGATGGACCGCTTCCTGGCCAGCGTCGATCCGCACCTCACCTTCCAGCCTTTCGTGCATCTGGTGGATCTGGAGCGGCAGCTGGCCGCGGCGCCGCCGGCGCTGGCGGTCATGCCCGCCTGGCTTCTCAGCCGCCACGGCGCGGCCCTGGGCCTGGTGCCTCTGTTGCGGCCGGTGCAAGACGGCGCCACCAGCTACCGCAAGGTGCTGCTGGTGGCCAAGGACGCCGGTCTCACCCCCGGGACCCTGGCCGGCCGCACCGTCGCCACCACCTCCCTGGGGGCGACCCCGGGCGACCTTCTGGAGGCGATGCTCCCCCCGGACAGCGGGGTTCGGGTGCGAGAGCTGCGGGTGGTGACCGTGCCCAAGGATTTCGATGCCCTCCTGGCCCTGGTGTTTCGCCAGGTGGATGCCGCCCTGGTGGTCAAGCACAACCTGGCGGCCATCAGCGCCGCCAATCCGACCCTGACGGCCAACCTGCTGCCGCTCCTGGAGACGGGGGAGATGCCGCTGCCGGTGCTCTGCTACCGGCACGGCATCCTGTCCGCCGACCAGCTGGAGCGCCTGCGGCATGCCCTGGCGGCCACGGAAGCCTCATCCTCCCGCATCCAGCTTCTGGAGGCGCTGCAGATCGATGGCTGGCAGACGATTGCTCACTAG
- a CDS encoding ABC transporter substrate binding protein, producing MAGRRLLTSCLVLLALGQLLWPAVSRAGGVAVLLSDAEAAYLAPLAAFKSEMPVPVRTFDLGGRLDRAPQVMAELLASEPQLVFALGAKAAAVAKAWTSERPDLPVLFALVLNWQRYSLGGQANVAGIAQDVSPGVQFASATLVRAGVRRLGVLYNPTFSAETVAAAQGEAQALGLQLVARPLADPARFRQELRRLAEEVDALWVLPDPMLYSLEHLALMETECVRRRLPCVGPSRQAASAGLLLALDVDETGVGYQAAALARDLLAGRATPAAIGVRPPLATRSVLNLRTAREMGLKLDPAVMGLTSEIID from the coding sequence ATGGCTGGCAGACGATTGCTCACTAGCTGCCTGGTGCTTCTCGCCCTGGGACAGCTCCTCTGGCCGGCCGTGAGTCGGGCTGGGGGGGTGGCGGTGCTGCTGAGCGATGCGGAGGCCGCCTACCTCGCCCCGTTGGCTGCCTTCAAGAGCGAGATGCCGGTGCCGGTTCGGACCTTCGATCTGGGCGGCCGGCTGGACCGGGCGCCCCAGGTTATGGCCGAGCTCTTGGCCAGCGAGCCCCAGCTTGTCTTCGCCCTGGGCGCCAAGGCGGCCGCTGTGGCCAAGGCCTGGACCAGTGAGCGGCCTGATCTGCCGGTGCTTTTCGCCCTGGTGCTCAACTGGCAGCGCTACAGCCTGGGTGGCCAGGCCAACGTGGCCGGTATCGCCCAGGATGTCTCCCCGGGGGTGCAGTTTGCCAGCGCCACCCTGGTCCGGGCCGGCGTCCGGCGCCTGGGAGTGCTCTACAACCCGACGTTCTCCGCGGAAACGGTGGCGGCGGCCCAAGGCGAGGCCCAGGCCCTGGGCCTGCAGCTGGTGGCGCGGCCGCTGGCTGATCCGGCCCGTTTCCGCCAGGAGCTGCGCCGGCTGGCCGAGGAGGTGGACGCCCTGTGGGTGCTCCCGGATCCCATGCTCTACAGCCTGGAGCATCTGGCCCTCATGGAGACGGAGTGCGTGCGGCGGCGCCTGCCCTGTGTGGGGCCGAGCCGGCAGGCGGCCTCGGCCGGCCTGCTCCTGGCCCTGGATGTGGATGAGACGGGCGTCGGCTACCAGGCAGCGGCCCTGGCCAGGGATCTGTTGGCGGGCCGCGCCACCCCGGCCGCCATCGGCGTCCGGCCACCCCTGGCCACCCGCTCGGTTCTCAACCTGCGGACCGCCCGGGAGATGGGCCTCAAGCTCGATCCCGCGGTGATGGGCCTGACCAGTGAGATCATCGACTGA
- a CDS encoding ATP-binding protein — protein sequence MPSLRVLLVAMNCIVLGLLFPSLSLLYMHKESTFRDQELERSISQLRQDLRDRGAALSGSVAMAAGQALAGFDYAFLNLLLRQVAEGDDQVVYCILMRADGMAVGHSDPGLVGRFLDDPLARPAAAITAKGPPEGGPGFVRPRFLEGMVAVGDHLQPVLEAVIPVWSGALPAGVLRCGFSLASINREIAAERAEWAAKMRDLRNSFLVLTAVFTSLGVLVAFFCTRYLLRGVAVLAEGSRLVAGGDLAQELPVAGLGCAEYARLARAFNHMTGQLRHSYAALDEANRQLEARVVERTRELAEAQEHLLHQAHEAGMAEMAVGVVHNIGNAMTPAIIAVSGLLRRLRGAPLAERVAQAASELAVAIRGGADLPPAERQRLLDILELLPGTVAEALGQVIVDLERINERQRHIEAIIALQLRYARLIGEREPVDLARLAVDSLTMLEESLARRQVRVETRLAATPPVGMEQAKLMQIVVNLIKNAYEAMDPVPPADRCLTVTTGVESGPPAQVFLAVSDTGVGFTAEERSRLFRFGYSTKPRGSGFGLHSSANYLIANHGSLTAESPGRGQGASFVIRLPLADGLAT from the coding sequence GTGCCCTCGTTGCGCGTTCTCCTGGTGGCCATGAATTGCATCGTCCTCGGCCTGCTTTTCCCATCCTTGAGCCTGCTCTACATGCACAAGGAGAGCACGTTCCGGGACCAGGAGCTGGAGCGCAGCATCAGCCAGCTGCGGCAGGACCTCCGGGATCGGGGGGCGGCCCTGAGCGGGAGTGTGGCCATGGCCGCGGGCCAGGCCCTGGCCGGCTTCGACTACGCCTTCTTGAACCTCCTGCTGCGGCAGGTGGCGGAGGGTGATGATCAGGTGGTCTACTGCATCCTCATGCGGGCTGACGGCATGGCCGTGGGCCACAGCGATCCCGGCCTGGTGGGCCGTTTTCTGGATGATCCCCTGGCGCGGCCGGCAGCGGCCATCACCGCCAAGGGCCCGCCGGAGGGCGGTCCCGGCTTCGTGCGCCCCCGCTTTCTCGAAGGGATGGTGGCGGTGGGCGACCACCTGCAGCCGGTGCTGGAGGCCGTCATTCCGGTCTGGAGCGGCGCCCTGCCGGCCGGGGTGCTGCGCTGCGGCTTTTCCCTGGCGAGCATCAACCGGGAGATCGCCGCCGAACGGGCAGAGTGGGCGGCCAAGATGCGGGATCTGCGGAATTCCTTCCTGGTCCTTACCGCGGTCTTCACCTCCCTGGGGGTCCTGGTGGCCTTCTTCTGCACCCGCTATCTGCTGCGGGGGGTGGCGGTGCTGGCCGAGGGCTCCCGGCTGGTGGCCGGGGGCGATCTGGCCCAGGAGCTGCCGGTCGCCGGCCTGGGCTGCGCCGAGTATGCCCGTCTGGCCCGGGCCTTCAACCACATGACCGGCCAGCTGCGCCACAGCTACGCGGCGCTCGATGAGGCCAACCGGCAGCTGGAGGCGCGGGTGGTCGAGCGGACCCGGGAGCTGGCCGAGGCCCAGGAGCACCTGCTGCACCAGGCCCACGAGGCGGGGATGGCCGAGATGGCGGTGGGAGTGGTGCACAACATCGGCAATGCCATGACACCGGCGATCATCGCCGTCTCCGGCCTGTTGCGCCGGCTGCGCGGTGCGCCTCTGGCCGAGCGGGTGGCCCAGGCCGCCAGCGAGCTGGCGGTGGCGATCCGGGGGGGAGCCGATCTGCCGCCGGCGGAGCGGCAGCGTCTCCTCGATATCCTGGAGCTCCTGCCCGGCACGGTCGCCGAGGCTCTGGGGCAGGTGATCGTCGATCTGGAGCGGATCAACGAGCGGCAGCGCCACATCGAGGCGATCATCGCCCTCCAGCTCCGCTATGCCCGGCTGATCGGCGAGCGGGAGCCGGTGGATCTGGCCCGGCTGGCGGTGGACTCCCTGACCATGCTGGAGGAGTCCCTGGCCAGGCGGCAGGTGCGGGTGGAGACCCGGCTGGCCGCCACCCCACCGGTGGGCATGGAGCAGGCCAAGCTCATGCAGATCGTGGTCAACCTGATCAAGAACGCTTACGAGGCCATGGACCCGGTGCCGCCGGCAGACCGCTGCCTGACCGTCACCACCGGGGTGGAAAGCGGGCCGCCGGCCCAGGTCTTCCTGGCCGTCAGCGATACCGGCGTGGGCTTTACCGCCGAGGAGAGAAGCCGCCTCTTCCGCTTCGGGTACTCCACCAAGCCCCGGGGCTCCGGCTTTGGCCTGCACTCCTCGGCCAACTATCTCATCGCCAACCACGGCTCCCTGACCGCGGAGAGCCCGGGCCGCGGCCAGGGGGCCAGCTTCGTCATCCGGCTGCCGCTGGCCGATGGGCTGGCGACCTGA